The genomic segment AATTTTGAGATATGGCGATAGTTGAACTTCTAGATTCAAACTTTATTCAAAACTCCTTAAAAAATTACAAAAAGGAATTGGATATTCTAGGAGTGGAGACCATTCATCTTTTTGGATCTGTCGCTAGAAATGAAGCAAAACAGAATAGTGATATTGATTTCCTGGTCAAATTCAAGTCTGGAATGAAAAATTTTGATAATTATATCAATCTAACATTTCTACTTGAAGACATTTTTAAAGTAAAAGTTGATTTACTTACTACTGAATCTATATCTGGTTCTCTCAAAAATTCCGTTGAAAGTGAGTCAGTATTAATTGAAGTCTGACTTAGATTATATTAAGCATATATATAATGAAATTCTCTTTCTAAAGGATGAATTATCAAAAACTGATGAAAATTCATT from the Leptospira noumeaensis genome contains:
- a CDS encoding nucleotidyltransferase family protein, with the translated sequence MAIVELLDSNFIQNSLKNYKKELDILGVETIHLFGSVARNEAKQNSDIDFLVKFKSGMKNFDNYINLTFLLEDIFKVKVDLLTTESISGSLKNSVESESVLIEV